The following proteins are co-located in the Fimbriiglobus ruber genome:
- a CDS encoding thioredoxin family protein has translation MTILSPRAVPGLVAAAALVAGMTTGPAHAANPPAVLWRTDYQTARKEAQEKGLPLLVEIGSENCVFCRKQDATTFRDVALVAMLNEQFVPVRIDGGHEPAFVQAMKVQMFPTTVLAGPDGKIVGFLQGYVSADQLRDHAKRAILGVTTPDWVARDLQEANKAIAGSDYTRAVSLLKGITADAKDSPARTKAVAVLAEVERSAADRVARAKKLEDVGETTAAAAELAEVVKTYAGTQAAVAAATRLSGAASADARLRGTAATELLAAAREEYRSRRYAECLDKCDQLAAKFSDRPESKDAATLANQIKSDPDLLVVACDQLAERSAAMYLTLAEAWAQKGQTKEAVSCLEKVVQLTPNGRSGEVALGRLTSLKKGETTPGVTVGFQKNAK, from the coding sequence ATGACAATACTGTCCCCCCGCGCCGTACCCGGACTGGTCGCCGCGGCCGCGCTCGTCGCCGGCATGACGACCGGCCCGGCCCATGCCGCCAACCCGCCCGCCGTTCTTTGGCGGACCGACTACCAGACGGCTCGCAAAGAGGCGCAGGAGAAAGGACTCCCCCTGCTCGTCGAAATCGGGTCGGAGAATTGCGTGTTCTGCCGGAAGCAGGACGCGACCACGTTCCGCGACGTGGCCCTCGTCGCCATGCTGAACGAACAGTTCGTCCCCGTGCGGATCGACGGGGGCCACGAACCGGCTTTCGTCCAGGCGATGAAAGTGCAGATGTTCCCGACGACGGTTCTCGCCGGGCCGGACGGCAAGATCGTCGGCTTCCTCCAGGGCTATGTGTCGGCCGACCAACTCCGCGACCACGCCAAGCGGGCAATCCTCGGCGTGACCACCCCGGACTGGGTCGCCCGGGACTTGCAGGAAGCGAATAAGGCGATCGCGGGCTCCGACTACACCCGCGCCGTTTCGCTCCTCAAGGGCATCACCGCGGACGCCAAGGACAGCCCGGCGCGGACCAAGGCCGTTGCCGTCCTGGCCGAAGTGGAGCGTTCGGCCGCCGACCGCGTGGCCCGCGCGAAGAAGCTGGAAGACGTAGGCGAAACGACCGCGGCGGCCGCCGAACTGGCGGAAGTGGTCAAGACCTACGCCGGCACCCAGGCCGCCGTCGCCGCGGCGACCCGCCTCTCGGGCGCTGCGAGCGCCGACGCCCGGCTTCGGGGGACGGCCGCCACCGAATTGCTCGCGGCCGCCCGCGAAGAGTACCGGTCGCGGCGGTACGCGGAATGTCTCGACAAGTGTGACCAACTCGCCGCGAAGTTCTCGGACCGGCCCGAGAGCAAGGACGCGGCCACTCTGGCCAATCAGATCAAGAGCGACCCCGATTTGCTGGTCGTCGCGTGCGATCAATTGGCGGAGCGGAGTGCCGCAATGTACCTCACCCTAGCCGAGGCGTGGGCCCAGAAGGGCCAGACCAAGGAAGCCGTCTCGTGCCTGGAAAAGGTCGTGCAATTGACGCCAAACGGTCGTTCCGGTGAAGTGGCCCTGGGCCGCCTGACGAGTCTGAAGAAGGGCGAAACGACGCCCGGCGTGACCGTCGGCTTTCAGAAGAACGCGAAGTAG
- a CDS encoding class I SAM-dependent methyltransferase produces MPDSAYWQTFFNPTCIVSRLDCRGDVIEFGCGYGLFTIPAAASVTGTVYALDIDPKMVAATAENASSAGLKNVVAQVHDFLAAGCGRPDASVTHAMLYNILHIEEPHLLLREAFRALARAVPSESSTGSLTQLPRAVLPSTFDRRPSNAARGQKRPGSDTSAAKICAAAPGTGDWLWNDLPIKVPPRPTNVRHEISPDTDPGDAIQDAGRSDDKMPSKRRSGFLRVVGNRRACGLAGNGTSPRATRRGGTNGRGKATTGGSKRGWPLSRRTLSTAFVAIVSHSN; encoded by the coding sequence ATGCCGGACTCGGCGTACTGGCAGACGTTCTTCAATCCAACCTGCATCGTATCGCGGCTTGACTGCCGGGGCGATGTCATCGAGTTCGGTTGCGGGTACGGCCTGTTTACCATCCCCGCGGCAGCTTCGGTAACCGGTACGGTCTACGCGCTCGACATTGATCCCAAGATGGTCGCCGCCACCGCCGAGAACGCGTCCTCGGCCGGGCTGAAGAACGTGGTAGCCCAAGTGCATGACTTCCTGGCCGCCGGGTGCGGACGGCCGGACGCGAGCGTGACGCACGCTATGCTCTACAACATCCTGCACATTGAGGAACCGCATCTCCTTCTGCGAGAAGCGTTTCGGGCGTTGGCCCGGGCGGTACCGTCGGAATCATCCACTGGAAGCTTGACCCAGCTACCCCGCGCGGTCCTTCCCTCGACATTCGACCGACGGCCGAGCAATGCCGCTCGTGGGCAGAAGAGGCCGGGTTCCGATACGTCCGCGGCGAAGATTTGTGCTGCTGCTCCTGGCACTGGGGATTGGTTATGGAACGACCTTCCGATTAAAGTTCCCCCTCGACCGACAAATGTACGACATGAGATTTCCCCTGATACAGATCCTGGCGACGCAATACAAGATGCCGGCCGTTCAGACGATAAAATGCCGTCCAAAAGGCGATCTGGCTTTCTCCGAGTTGTTGGTAATAGACGGGCTTGTGGCCTCGCCGGCAACGGAACATCCCCCCGCGCCACAAGGCGCGGAGGTACAAACGGCCGCGGAAAGGCTACAACAGGGGGAAGTAAGCGTGGGTGGCCCCTGAGCCGTCGAACGCTCTCGACCGCCTTTGTGGCAATCGTTTCCCACTCGAACTGA
- a CDS encoding RluA family pseudouridine synthase has product MSDSLPAFPVLAAEAGHTLAKVLRSRLHASQPSWTVVRAVISARRVKVGDALCTDPARRLKEGEIVELLGNSVHRPRGATTDGLVVRHLDDHVIVVEKAAGINSVRHPSELEWPDKHRELDPTLQDLALWAAARQLNRPPKSLPPLRIVHRLDKETSGLVVFARTAIAERGLGLQFRKHTVVRRYLAVVPGHPRPQTIASDLVRDRGDGRRGSTKLPNVGKHAVTHITVEEKLAGYTLLSCRLETGRTHQIRIHLSESGHPVCGDKVYCRRPNGDVVADPSGAPRLALHATELGFEHPITGGQLHWSMPLPPDLVKLVDRLRKGGPRIADPS; this is encoded by the coding sequence ATGTCCGACTCCCTTCCTGCGTTTCCCGTGTTGGCGGCCGAGGCCGGGCACACTTTGGCCAAGGTGCTCCGTTCGCGGCTGCACGCCAGTCAGCCGTCGTGGACTGTCGTGCGCGCGGTGATTTCCGCCCGCCGGGTGAAGGTCGGCGACGCCCTCTGCACCGACCCGGCGCGGCGGTTGAAAGAAGGCGAGATCGTCGAACTGCTCGGGAATTCTGTCCACCGCCCCCGCGGGGCGACGACAGACGGCCTGGTCGTGCGGCACCTGGACGACCACGTCATCGTGGTGGAGAAGGCCGCCGGCATCAACAGCGTCCGGCACCCGTCTGAACTGGAGTGGCCCGACAAGCACCGCGAACTCGACCCCACGCTTCAAGATCTGGCTCTGTGGGCGGCCGCCCGCCAGCTGAATCGCCCGCCCAAGTCGCTCCCGCCGCTCCGGATCGTTCACCGACTCGACAAGGAGACGAGCGGCTTGGTCGTGTTCGCAAGGACCGCGATCGCCGAGCGCGGGCTCGGGTTGCAATTCCGCAAGCACACGGTCGTCCGCCGGTATCTCGCTGTCGTCCCCGGCCACCCGCGGCCGCAAACCATCGCGAGCGACCTAGTCCGCGACCGCGGCGACGGCCGACGGGGGAGTACGAAACTGCCGAACGTGGGCAAGCACGCGGTCACGCACATCACGGTCGAAGAAAAACTAGCAGGCTACACGCTGCTGTCGTGTCGGCTCGAAACGGGGCGGACCCACCAAATTCGCATCCACCTGTCCGAGTCCGGCCACCCGGTCTGTGGCGACAAGGTTTATTGCCGGCGACCGAACGGCGACGTGGTCGCCGACCCGAGCGGCGCCCCGCGGCTCGCGCTCCACGCCACCGAACTGGGCTTTGAGCATCCGATCACGGGCGGCCAACTCCACTGGTCGATGCCGTTGCCGCCCGATTTAGTGAAACTGGTCGATCGTCTCCGAAAGGGCGGTCCCCGAATCGCCGACCCGAGTTGA
- a CDS encoding serine/threonine-protein kinase yields the protein MQILTSLELDEGREIGCGQGRNSRVYLVDDPQLGGTFALKKIDKSSLPNSSAWWEETKRMYASEHEHVLPIRYGCQTTDHICLILPYCKNGTLADKIVDKSVSLRELIKLGQGILLGVGRIHSAGLCHFDIKPTNILFSDTHQPLVADFGQARPIGPYGTAHPPGRMYNYALPPELCFVYQGSPASDLYQVALTLYRAVNSDRFFLSQASTHPNIFAAISSGTFPDRDAFQPHVPLLIRKVIKKGLELLPADRYANASEFANDLGRINPSKDWFLEQFASGEKDWTCHLDSHRKIKTRLFSIGPKWGIEIHSENNGVRRALKKVLWKRDLTGREADIQLRKVFRVLEN from the coding sequence ATGCAAATTTTAACAAGCCTTGAATTAGATGAAGGTCGTGAAATTGGTTGTGGTCAAGGGCGTAATTCACGTGTTTATTTAGTTGACGATCCTCAGCTTGGTGGAACTTTTGCCTTAAAAAAGATAGATAAGTCGTCTCTCCCAAATTCATCGGCTTGGTGGGAAGAAACCAAGCGAATGTATGCTTCGGAACATGAACATGTATTACCTATTCGCTACGGATGCCAAACCACAGATCACATATGCTTGATCCTGCCTTATTGTAAAAATGGAACTTTAGCCGATAAGATCGTAGATAAAAGTGTCTCTCTTCGAGAACTGATAAAATTAGGCCAAGGAATACTATTAGGAGTCGGACGAATTCATTCTGCGGGCCTTTGTCATTTTGACATTAAACCGACTAATATTTTATTCTCTGACACACATCAACCGCTAGTTGCTGATTTTGGACAGGCTCGACCTATCGGTCCTTACGGGACGGCACATCCACCCGGGAGAATGTATAATTACGCCTTACCACCAGAGTTATGCTTTGTTTATCAAGGGTCACCAGCTTCGGATCTTTATCAGGTTGCGCTGACGTTGTATCGCGCAGTGAATAGTGATCGGTTTTTCCTATCCCAAGCCTCAACACATCCCAACATTTTTGCAGCAATCTCATCTGGCACTTTCCCTGATCGTGACGCATTTCAACCCCATGTCCCTTTACTCATTCGCAAGGTCATTAAGAAAGGGCTTGAACTGCTTCCCGCAGACAGGTATGCCAATGCGTCGGAATTTGCAAATGATTTGGGCAGAATCAATCCCTCAAAGGATTGGTTCTTGGAACAATTTGCGAGTGGAGAAAAAGATTGGACCTGTCACCTCGATTCACATCGAAAAATAAAAACGCGTTTGTTTTCGATCGGCCCCAAATGGGGAATTGAAATTCATTCCGAAAATAATGGGGTTAGGCGCGCCTTAAAAAAGGTTTTGTGGAAGAGAGACCTGACGGGACGGGAGGCTGACATTCAGCTTCGGAAGGTATTTCGGGTACTGGAGAACTGA
- a CDS encoding crossover junction endodeoxyribonuclease RuvC, with amino-acid sequence MIAIGFRADPGSIFWAVVQGMNAPLTLVASGKLLLPTSYVEAAALSWSRSQVKNLLKEYRPEHSAVRYPETNARTKHVVSAHKRARIEGVILEALSSDNIPVLTGPLVTMSSHLGTESAKKYVDTGEFRGLNCSEMDSNLREAVMVAAAVLSSANANFNKP; translated from the coding sequence ATGATCGCCATTGGTTTCCGCGCTGACCCAGGATCGATTTTTTGGGCCGTAGTTCAGGGAATGAATGCCCCTCTTACTCTGGTTGCATCCGGAAAGTTGCTCCTTCCAACAAGTTATGTAGAAGCCGCAGCACTCAGCTGGTCGCGAAGTCAAGTAAAAAACTTACTCAAGGAATACAGGCCGGAACATTCAGCTGTGCGCTACCCCGAGACCAATGCGAGAACAAAGCATGTAGTCAGTGCGCACAAACGTGCTAGAATTGAGGGAGTCATCTTAGAAGCGCTTTCTTCGGATAATATCCCTGTCCTCACCGGACCTTTGGTAACGATGTCGTCTCACTTGGGTACGGAGTCCGCAAAGAAATACGTAGATACTGGCGAATTTCGTGGTTTAAACTGTTCCGAAATGGATTCAAACCTTCGCGAAGCTGTTATGGTTGCAGCCGCGGTATTGAGTAGTGCCAATGCAAATTTTAACAAGCCTTGA
- a CDS encoding inositol monophosphatase family protein encodes MNADWRNRYEVAVAAAQKGGDLANSYFDGTYEVEIKADQSPVTVADRGAEKLIREIVGKHFPEDGFLGEEFGDQPGTSGFRWIIDPIDGTKSFIRNIPIWATLIGLEYHGEQIAGVCYLPSVNHHMYRALRGDGAYRDDRRIRVSDVADLSDSLLCYSSISWFQKNDRESVFLDLVSKTTRQRGFGDFYGFVLVAQGSADLMVEHGVNPWDVAATKALVEEAGGMFTDWSGVPTIHTPDVVASNGKVHAAALNILNR; translated from the coding sequence ATGAACGCCGATTGGCGCAACCGATACGAAGTCGCCGTCGCCGCCGCTCAAAAGGGCGGCGACCTGGCTAACTCTTACTTCGACGGCACTTACGAAGTCGAAATCAAAGCCGACCAGAGTCCGGTGACGGTGGCCGACCGCGGCGCGGAGAAACTCATCCGCGAAATCGTGGGGAAGCACTTCCCCGAAGACGGCTTCCTCGGCGAAGAGTTCGGCGACCAGCCGGGCACGTCCGGCTTCCGCTGGATCATCGACCCGATCGACGGGACCAAGTCCTTCATCCGCAACATCCCGATTTGGGCGACGCTCATCGGGCTGGAGTACCACGGCGAACAAATCGCCGGCGTTTGCTACCTACCCTCGGTGAACCACCACATGTACCGCGCGCTTCGCGGCGACGGGGCTTACCGGGACGACCGGCGGATTCGCGTCTCGGACGTCGCCGACCTCTCCGACTCTTTACTTTGCTACTCCAGCATCAGTTGGTTCCAGAAGAACGACCGCGAAAGCGTCTTTCTTGACCTCGTTTCCAAAACGACCCGGCAGCGTGGCTTCGGCGATTTTTACGGCTTCGTCCTGGTCGCCCAGGGGTCGGCCGACTTGATGGTCGAACACGGCGTGAACCCGTGGGACGTGGCGGCGACCAAGGCGCTCGTCGAGGAAGCCGGCGGCATGTTTACCGACTGGTCCGGCGTCCCGACGATCCACACGCCGGATGTGGTCGCGAGCAACGGAAAAGTTCACGCCGCCGCACTGAACATTTTGAACCGGTGA
- a CDS encoding ROK family protein, whose amino-acid sequence MGDGYWIGVDLGGTKILAGLFDHQLTLIARAKHPTGTEGGPAGVFARVAQAVDTVIREAKIDPAQIRGLGFGIPGQVDPNLHLVKFAPNLDWKDIDVRPHFPAAWTWPVIIENDVRMGTYGEFVQGSAKGAKHVFGIFVGTGVGGAIIIDGKLYDGFKGHAGEIGHLIIHWRRGTALEYVAGRKFQMKRAKEILDDAPKRVRKEWKGVDLDRVKSSQLAEFYSKDDPVAVSIVDDAARALGAAVGSVVNLLSPEVIIVGGGVTGALGDSFIERIWDIAQRYALPGATDGVRCIPAALGDDSGIVGCAAFARAKLAVASNAAA is encoded by the coding sequence ATGGGCGACGGGTACTGGATCGGTGTTGACCTCGGCGGGACGAAAATCCTCGCCGGGCTGTTCGATCACCAGCTGACCTTGATCGCACGGGCCAAACACCCGACCGGCACCGAAGGCGGCCCGGCCGGTGTGTTCGCGCGCGTCGCCCAGGCCGTCGACACCGTTATCCGCGAAGCCAAGATCGACCCCGCCCAGATCCGCGGTCTCGGGTTCGGCATTCCCGGACAAGTCGACCCGAATCTCCACCTCGTCAAATTCGCACCCAACCTCGACTGGAAAGACATCGACGTCCGCCCGCACTTTCCCGCCGCGTGGACGTGGCCGGTAATCATCGAAAACGACGTTCGCATGGGCACGTACGGGGAATTCGTACAGGGCTCCGCGAAGGGCGCGAAGCACGTCTTCGGAATCTTCGTCGGGACGGGCGTCGGCGGCGCGATCATCATCGACGGGAAACTTTACGACGGGTTCAAAGGGCACGCGGGTGAGATCGGGCACCTGATCATCCACTGGCGCCGTGGCACTGCGCTCGAATACGTAGCCGGTCGAAAATTTCAAATGAAACGGGCCAAGGAGATCCTCGATGACGCCCCCAAGCGCGTCCGCAAGGAATGGAAGGGCGTCGACCTGGACCGCGTGAAGAGTTCGCAGCTGGCCGAGTTCTACTCGAAAGACGATCCGGTCGCGGTTTCGATCGTCGACGACGCCGCGCGGGCACTCGGGGCCGCGGTCGGCAGCGTGGTGAACCTGCTGAGCCCGGAAGTGATCATCGTCGGCGGCGGCGTGACCGGCGCCCTCGGCGACAGCTTCATCGAACGCATCTGGGACATCGCCCAGCGGTATGCCCTTCCCGGAGCGACCGACGGCGTCCGCTGCATCCCCGCCGCCCTCGGCGACGACTCCGGCATCGTCGGCTGTGCCGCGTTCGCCCGGGCGAAACTGGCCGTCGCGTCGAACGCGGCCGCCTGA
- a CDS encoding phosphoribosylanthranilate isomerase encodes MHLVRVKICGVTTPAEARFAADCGADALGLNFYPKSSRFITSDQATRIVRELPPFTAAVGVFVEADDIDVVATAARFGLRGVQTYTADPPRTDFHPAAHIPAFRVNDASSLATIRDFVAATLSAGRPPAAVLVDSFVAGEIGGTGHVAPWELLAGFDPGVPLILAGGLTPENVGDAIRAVRPWGVDVASGVEASPGRKDRGKVRAFVQAVRAAAAELAAENRVSG; translated from the coding sequence GTGCATCTGGTTCGCGTCAAAATCTGCGGTGTCACGACACCCGCCGAAGCCCGGTTCGCGGCGGACTGTGGCGCGGACGCGCTCGGGTTGAACTTTTATCCCAAGTCCTCGCGGTTCATCACATCCGACCAGGCCACACGGATCGTTCGCGAGTTGCCACCGTTTACGGCCGCGGTCGGCGTGTTTGTCGAAGCAGACGATATTGACGTGGTCGCGACGGCCGCGCGGTTCGGGCTCCGCGGCGTGCAAACTTATACTGCCGACCCGCCCCGAACGGATTTCCACCCGGCCGCCCACATTCCGGCTTTCCGCGTCAATGACGCGAGCAGTTTGGCGACGATCCGCGACTTCGTGGCAGCCACACTATCTGCGGGACGGCCCCCGGCAGCTGTTCTGGTCGATTCGTTCGTCGCGGGCGAGATCGGCGGCACCGGACATGTCGCCCCGTGGGAATTGCTCGCCGGGTTCGATCCCGGGGTGCCGTTGATCCTGGCCGGCGGGTTGACCCCGGAAAATGTGGGCGACGCGATTCGGGCGGTCCGACCGTGGGGGGTGGATGTCGCGAGCGGGGTGGAAGCGTCGCCGGGCCGGAAAGATCGTGGGAAAGTGCGGGCGTTCGTACAGGCGGTGCGGGCGGCCGCTGCGGAACTCGCCGCGGAGAATCGGGTTTCGGGTTGA
- a CDS encoding Uma2 family endonuclease: MTTPDAAVTAPKRLMTAKEFWDFCHLPENETRSFELVRGEVVELSRPTKKHGRVYVNIAFALESYARRVNIGYVVSNDSGVILEEDPDTVVGPDVAFYTDANKFDDMHPKWGEEPPILAVEVLSPNDKVSKTNSKMADYLKNRVKLVWLVDYEERKVTVFRPDWRLDVLGENQELTGNSVLPGFSCHVGDFFRMPGETTPSPAPPVPPSA; encoded by the coding sequence ATGACCACGCCCGATGCCGCCGTGACCGCCCCGAAAAGACTCATGACGGCGAAGGAGTTCTGGGATTTCTGTCATTTACCCGAGAACGAAACCCGCTCGTTTGAACTCGTCCGCGGGGAGGTGGTCGAGTTGTCCCGCCCGACGAAAAAGCACGGCCGCGTCTACGTGAACATCGCGTTTGCCCTGGAAAGTTACGCCCGGCGTGTGAACATCGGCTACGTCGTCTCGAACGATTCCGGCGTCATCCTCGAAGAAGACCCGGATACCGTCGTCGGCCCCGACGTGGCCTTTTACACGGACGCGAACAAATTCGATGACATGCACCCGAAGTGGGGCGAGGAACCACCCATTTTGGCCGTCGAAGTGCTGTCCCCAAACGACAAGGTCAGCAAAACGAACTCGAAGATGGCGGATTACCTCAAGAATAGAGTGAAACTGGTTTGGCTCGTTGATTACGAGGAGCGAAAAGTCACCGTCTTCCGCCCGGACTGGCGGCTCGACGTACTCGGGGAAAATCAGGAACTCACCGGGAACAGCGTACTACCGGGGTTTTCGTGCCATGTCGGCGATTTCTTCCGAATGCCGGGCGAGACGACGCCCTCCCCTGCCCCACCCGTTCCTCCGAGCGCCTAA
- a CDS encoding ROK family protein produces the protein MFLGIEIGGTKLQLGLGRGDGELHGLWRGAVDQAAGGEGIRRQIAAAVPELLVKAGLSRGELKGVGVGFGGPTDDETQRVIKSHHIPGWDGFPLAAWLSDVIGLPTVICNDADVAGLAEAEFGAGKGLASVFYITVGTGIGGGLIIDGEIYRGVGKGAAEIGHLLVPSPDNPATYDILEAFAAGWGIEARANRLDWVADDFEDWNGRPVTAKILAEAARRGHPHARRILQEAVDALGHAIRQMITLLCPRRIVIGGGVSLMGEEMFFAPLRRAVAEREFAAFAGLTDIVPAALGEEVVIHGALALARQKLGG, from the coding sequence ATGTTTCTCGGGATCGAAATCGGCGGCACGAAACTCCAACTCGGGCTCGGCCGCGGCGACGGCGAGTTGCACGGCCTGTGGCGCGGGGCTGTCGATCAGGCGGCCGGCGGGGAGGGCATTCGCCGCCAGATCGCGGCCGCCGTGCCGGAACTCCTGGTCAAAGCGGGCCTTTCGCGGGGTGAGTTGAAAGGCGTCGGCGTCGGGTTCGGCGGGCCGACCGACGACGAGACGCAACGGGTGATCAAGTCGCACCACATCCCCGGCTGGGACGGGTTCCCGCTCGCCGCCTGGCTGAGCGACGTGATCGGCCTACCGACCGTGATCTGCAACGACGCGGACGTGGCCGGCCTGGCCGAAGCCGAGTTCGGTGCGGGAAAGGGCCTCGCCTCCGTGTTTTACATCACTGTTGGCACCGGCATCGGTGGCGGCCTGATCATCGACGGCGAGATCTACCGCGGTGTGGGTAAAGGGGCAGCCGAGATCGGCCACCTGCTCGTTCCCTCCCCCGATAACCCGGCGACTTACGACATTCTCGAGGCGTTTGCCGCCGGTTGGGGGATCGAGGCCCGGGCGAACCGCCTGGACTGGGTGGCGGACGATTTCGAGGACTGGAACGGTCGCCCCGTTACGGCCAAGATACTGGCGGAAGCGGCCCGCAGGGGCCACCCGCACGCCCGGCGAATTCTCCAAGAGGCGGTCGACGCCCTCGGCCACGCCATCCGCCAGATGATTACCCTGCTCTGCCCCCGGCGGATCGTCATCGGTGGGGGGGTGTCGCTGATGGGGGAAGAGATGTTCTTCGCCCCGTTGCGGCGGGCAGTCGCCGAACGGGAGTTCGCGGCGTTCGCCGGTCTGACCGACATCGTCCCCGCGGCATTGGGCGAAGAGGTGGTCATCCACGGCGCGCTCGCGTTAGCCCGCCAGAAGCTGGGCGGATAG